A genomic region of Dreissena polymorpha isolate Duluth1 chromosome 4, UMN_Dpol_1.0, whole genome shotgun sequence contains the following coding sequences:
- the LOC127878356 gene encoding serine/arginine repetitive matrix protein 2-like: MDVNLILCVGREDISSVKPSTNIQRQGYVRPSCDDDLRLHLNEPRILPIPPSSCRDSSPQTKSILRSKSPSPKQGSPSSLRNVRFSDKDADNDISPMFTKLHVNDACQTDDPTPCVGTQTNVATPHKPVFERTKPLPYQSRTSTPRNGSLNGAPTLEFNTPREEVIAYRAPSPIRTKVHSEGTNNSSTTRQSRKDMFFSKKVTTSTQFPADMVSSVKSACTQTGMMPENVPDGSRIIRNLDLSASPRSLSPMILPVVVLDSTVESSTQTGEENKKYNSKGTMTAFTPVVPNGEKILQNWARTPQEKFQHETTQTNDSDNESIRSQSPDYPTREINTMEDTLSRLKHKTSQTREVEAENRPPFKHNTSQTGEVDAEKQPPSKHISSQTGEEEKFVSASTQTAVEEDEDYDGNENTKENSRSVCVQTMEPDAFNDTSNTQRSRSIGIQAPSKQEVIPDGRRIIQNMVITPTHDDIPQSNSERNAKMVTDPKWKEFVRSLDISDMSSQIDSEVPETPDTILVNNAEEATHHQRARTDDASPENYELIPCQKLSEHSARSKLQGQSYIRREVDKIKTEVGMKPKSATCPPPVSNPSAFSRKSVSKPCQAWSEPKQDIVPRDVDSRLWLTDTLKTSHNAFVSGSVSPQPVLQRSPDRTGSEILTNRHKGRSNSLAFTPIETHSFKPETVSALRSSMTPQVKKPEPVMAEKLSKNTFIQGLDLGPIPPVPKTTKQLNKSVSYFTSQPSGYKAPSDAMTTSSQRYRNAGQDMGRTSSSKDRSCSAPKSSSPSSLLTPTLNKLRSSVLRKYGKSHDHQTSLPNYRSIKSQSAYDSSTMRQSRYDSYIQGKLSNEERLLRKWATSPPSRYISPSSVNRHMLSSISKASTHSPRRRSPQRQIASTVPVYSPVHSSPQRYVSPTAQQLLSPQRKVSSKNKSDLQYLYLDARENNANKRPTSQEGSPIRGSMNDTQLSRSRSHSPVMNRQSTPTGNGIIHDKTSENNYVSIETSRSIRMPARASSPKQVSSKPPIPKVNKQRRSSSAERSLPGSFRVIGREPRQERREDVNTSSRGTANGTSEVSNHRSSRNTANGSPAISNNGTSRNIANGSPALSTHGSDLRADDIYPQGGTLTVGRAPKGLVNKHSVFLGHDTIQKIIEEANL; encoded by the coding sequence ATGGATGTGAATTTAATACTATGTGTCGGACGAGAAGACATCTCGTCAGTGAAACCAAGCACGAATATACAGAGGCAAGGATATGTTAGACCTTCCTGCGATGATGATCTAAGACTTCATCTGAATGAGCCACGGATTTTACCGATTCCACCTTCTTCTTGTCGAGACTCTTCGCCGCAGACGAAATCCATTTTACGCAGCAAATCGCCGAGCCCCAAGCAAGGCTCACCCTCAAGCTTGCGGAATGTGCGCTTTTCGGACAAGGATGCCGATAACGACATATCCCCGATGTTTACAAAACTACACGTGAATGACGCCTGCCAAACTGATGATCCGACCCCCTGCGTTGGAACACAGACCAATGTTGCAACGCCGCATAAACCCGTGTTCGAACGGACGAAACCACTTCCCTACCAGTCAAGAACATCGACTCCTAGAAATGGGTCCCTTAACGGCGCTCCAACGTTAGAATTTAACACTCCTCGGGAGGAAGTCATCGCATACAGAGCGCCGTCTCCGATTCGAACTAAGGTACATTCAGAAGGCACAAATAACTCGAGCACGACAAGGCAGTCTCGCAAAGATATGTTCTTTTCCAAAAAGGTTACCACATCAACGCAGTTTCCTGCAGATATGGTCAGTTCTGTAAAATCAGCTTGCACACAAACAGGCATGATGCCAGAAAATGTCCCAGATGGAAGCAGAATTATACGAAATTTGGACTTAAGTGCTAGCCCTCGATCACTTTCGCCAATGATTCTTCCCGTTGTTGTTTTAGATTCTACTGTCGAATCGTCAACCCAAACAGGAGaagaaaacaagaaatataaTAGTAAGGGGACAATGACGGCATTTACACCTGTAGTTCCAAACGGCGAAAAGATATTGCAAAATTGGGCGAGAACACCGCAAGAAAAGTTTCAACATGAAACTACGCAGACAAATGACTCCGACAATGAAAGCATTAGATCCCAGTCACCAGATTATCCAACCCGCGAGATAAACACAATGGAAGACACTCTCTCGCGGTTAAAACATAAAACTTCACAAACCAGAGAGGTTGAAGCTGAGAATCGACCTCCGTTCAAGCATAATACTTCACAAACCGGAGAAGTTGACGCTGAAAAACAACCTCCATCCAAACATATTTCTTCCCAAACAGGCGAAGAGGAAAAGTTTGTGTCAGCGTCTACCCAAACAGCGGTTGAAGAAGACGAAGATTATGATGGGAACGAAAATACTAAAGAAAATTCGAGGTCCGTGTGTGTGCAGACAATGGAACCGGATGCTTTCAACGACACTTCTAATACACAACGTTCGCGTTCCATTGGTATCCAAGCGCCTTCGAAGCAGGAGGTCATTCCAGACGGGAGGCGAATAATTCAAAACATGGTTATTACACCGACTCATGATGACATTCCTCAATCAAATAGTGAAAGGAATGCCAAGATGGTAACTGACCCCAAATGGAAGGAGTTTGTACGGAGTTTAGATATATCTGACATGAGTTCTCAAATAGATTCAGAAGTTCCCGAGACGCCGGACACAATTCTGGTAAATAATGCAGAAGAGGCAACCCATCACCAGCGGGCTAGGACAGACGACGCTTCTCCTGAAAACTATGAACTAATTCCTTGTCAAAAACTAAGTGAACACAGCGCAAGATCAAAATTGCAAGGACAATCTTACATTAGAAGAGaagttgacaaaattaaaactgAAGTAGGTATGAAGCCTAAATCAGCGACATGCCCACCGCCCGTTTCCAACCCATCGGCGTTTTCGCGTAAAAGCGTATCAAAGCCATGTCAGGCATGGTCTGAACCTAAACAAGATATTGTTCCACGGGACGTGGATAGTAGACTTTGGCTTACCGATACACTTAAAACGAGTCATAATGCATTTGTGAGTGGTTCAGTTTCACCGCAGCCCGTACTACAGCGTTCACCGGACCGAACTGGATCTGAAATCCTCACCAACAGACATAAGGGTAGATCAAATTCTCTAGCATTCACTCCCATAGAAACACACAGTTTCAAACCTGAAACTGTTTCTGCACTTCGATCGTCAATGACACCACAGGTTAAAAAGCCAGAGCCAGTAATGGCAGAGAAGTTGTCAAAGAACACCTTCATCCAAGGGCTGGATCTGGGGCCTATTCCACCGGTTCCGAAAACTACAAAACAACTAAACAAGAGTGTATCTTATTTCACAAGCCAGCCCAGTGGATACAAGGCGCCCTCAGATGCAATGACAACCAGCTCTCAAAGATATAGAAACGCTGGGCAAGACATGGGGAGGACATCGTCATCGAAGGATCGCTCATGTTCTGCACCAAAATCAAGCTCACCCAGTTCACTGTTAACTCCTACTTTAAATAAATTGCGATCCTCCGTATTGCGAAAATACGGAAAATCACACGACCATCAAACTAGCTTGCCTAATTATCGTTCAATTAAGTCGCAAAGTGCTTATGATTCGTCCACGATGCGTCAAAGCCGCTACGACAGCTACATACAGGGTAAACTTTCAAACGAGGAAAGGTTACTGCGTAAATGGGCGACATCACCTCCATCGAGATATATATCGCCCTCAAGCGTTAACCGTCATATGCTTTCTTCAATATCAAAAGCATCTACACATTCTCCAAGACGACGTTCTCCCCAACGTCAAATAGCATCAACTGTGCCAGTATATTCTCCAGTGCATAGTTCACCCCAACGATATGTTTCTCCAACTGCTCAACAACTGTTGTCACCGCAACGGAAAGTTTCGTCAAAGAACAAATCTGATCTTCAATACTTATATTTGGATGCCCGAGAAAACAACGCAAACAAACGACCAACGTCACAAGAAGGATCACCAATACGCGGGTCCATGAATGACACACAACTATCAAGATCGAGGTCGCACAGTCCAGTTATGAACCGTCAATCAACGCCAACGGGAAACGGCATCATACACGACAAAACTAGCGAAAATAACTACGTATCTATAGAAACAAGCCGCAGTATTCGTATGCCCGCAAGAGCATCATCCCCAAAGCAGGTTTCTTCGAAGCCTCCTATACCAAAGGTGAACAAACAAAGGAGAAGTTCGAGTGCAGAACGATCTCTTCCTGGTTCCTTTCGTGTCATCGGCCGTGAACCAAGACAAGAAAGGCGAGAAGATGTGAATACATCCTCTCGAGGTACAGCAAACGGTACATCTGAAGTTTCAAACCATAGGTCCTCACGAAATACAGCAAACGGTAGCCCCGCAATTTCCAACAATGGCACCTCTCGAAATATAGCAAACGGTAGCCCTGCACTTTCAACCCATGGTTCCGACTTGCGGGCTGATGATATTTATCCTCAAGGTGGCACATTGACCGTTGGAAGAGCCCCAAAAGGTCTGGTAAACAAGCACAGCGTGTTTCTTGGACATGACACCATACAGAAAATAATAGAAGAGGCAAACTTATGA
- the LOC127878953 gene encoding uncharacterized protein LOC127878953, which translates to MDFISVLKVSLLVPCIALACTTALHAFGDTDTSTCSMEMYGNDTAAFWACRTQFAHQSNWFPSPIAGLFSYQVWNGYDGFWQNGAVLETMTNFVANTNGTNRRYLSVINGGERDLYSLLEAYGPYPSFDDMGWYGLAYTRIYEVLGNDMFLQDAKDIFDWCWRTGWDTSGACAGGFYFDNSFASKQTITNAQMLQLTAKLFRITNNTDYKNKMEQIYHYILNNSLINETTYLVADGATYDCTPSNVYGPTYNSGVMIGAMVELYKISSDPSYTDLAFKMAIGVIERSCDAEGILVESCTPTCDEDALMYKGIFVRNIRYLMDVLNDKTKRDYLQSWLELQIESNIMHNMCDEVPITKCNISYKDGPPYFNKSGPVFSPDWRGPFSYGAPMQQTSALDLFISAIQPGTECSGSFCNYDPPNPPPQPLTCNSKPCPEGEDCCEYSPYTSYTCCYTNQHCNNTTGVCDNN; encoded by the exons ATGGATTTCATAAGCGTCTTGAAAGTTTCACTTTTGGTTCCCTGCATTGCCTTGGCATGCACAACGGCACTTCACGCGTTCGGTGATACGGATACCAGCACCTGCAGCATGGAGATGTACGGTAACGACACGGCGGCATTCTGGGCCTGTCGGACGCAGTTTGCGCATCAATCCAACTGGTTCCCGTCCCCGATAGCCGGGCTCTTCAGTTATCAG GTCTGGAACGGTTACGACGGTTTCTGGCAGAACGGCGCCGTGCTGGAAACCATGACAAACTTCGTTGCAAATACGAATGGTACAAACAGACGCTATCTCAGCGTCATCAATGGCGGCGAGCGTGACCTGTACAGCCTTCTAGAGGCTTACGGACCTTACCCGTCCTTCGATGACATGGGCTGGTACGGCCTGGCGTACACACGGATATACGAAGTTCTCGGAAACGACATGTTCCTTCAGGACGCAAAGGATATATTTGATTGGTGCTGGAGGACCGGATGGGATACCAGCGGCGCATGCGCGGGAGGATTTTATTTTGATAACTCGTTCGCCTCCAAGCAAACGATCACGAACGCGCAGATGTTGCAGTTGACCGCAAAATTGTTCAGGATAACAAACAATACGGATTATAAGAACAAAATGGAGCAAATTTATCATTATATATTGAATAACAGCCTGATAAATGAAACAACATATTTAGTTGCGGACGGTGCGACCTATGACTGCACCCCGTCTAACGTGTATGGTCCTACCTATAACTCCGGTGTTATGATCGGGGCAATGGTGGAGCTATACAAAATAAGCAGCGACCCGAGCTACACTGATCTCGCATTCAAGATGGCAATAGGAGTTATCGAGAGATCTTGCGACGCCGAAGGCATATTAGTAGAATCCTGCACTCCAACGTGCGACGAAGATGCGTTAATGTATAAGGGCATTTTTGTGCGGAATATAAGATACCTCATGGACGTCCTAAACGACAAAACAAAACGTGATTACCTACAAAGTTGGCTGGAGCTTCAGATAGAATCCAATATTATGCACAACATGTGCGACGAAGTTCCTATAACGAAATGTAATATATCGTACAAAGATGGCCCACCGTACTTCAACAAATCTGGCCCCGTGTTCTCGCCGGATTGGCGCGGCCCTTTTTCATACGGAGCTCCGATGCAGCAAACCTCCGCATTGGACCTTTTCATTTCTGCCATTCAACCCGGCACCGAATGTAGCGGAAGTTTCTGCAACTACGACCCCCCGAACCCGCCACCCCAGCCCCTCACATGCAACAGCAAGCCCTGCCCGGAAGGGGAAGATTGCTGTGAATACAGCCCCTATACCTCATACACGTGCTGCTACACCAACCAGCACTGCAACAACACCACGGGCGTTTGCGACAACAACTAA